A region of the Mytilus galloprovincialis chromosome 1, xbMytGall1.hap1.1, whole genome shotgun sequence genome:
tgtaataaaaatatgaaaagaaaagtacgGGTTAGTGGGCAAATTTCTTTAATGTTAATAcatagataaaaccagaggattccgtaaatctgacaaaaattcaaaaaatagcggagcaaacatccttaattttcagaattttacCATTTGAGCGGGAGTCAGTCAACGGGAGGGTTGGCAGGTACGTTTACTGTGCAATAGTCAACCAATTTAGAATCATGATAATTTATTGTGACCATAAAACTTTATCAGTGGTTTTTTATATATCAGTggtgatatataaaaaagataaaaatattttgtgataGATTGGTGCTCATGACAACAATTTTGGTACAGGCCATGATAGAGTTCAACTTGATATACTCGACGGAAGAAGTGGAAGAACATCTCAGTAAGACCCACAGTGATGAGAGACGAGGAGAAGACCTGGACGAATGTGAGAAATTGTTAACACCAGATGAACCAAAAGAACAGTTTGATGAGTCAGACCTGAAGTTCCAAGAAGTGCAGGACGTAGTGAGAAAGGCAAGAGCAGGGTCAGCACCAGGACCAAATGGTATTTCATATAGGGTATATAAGAACTGTCCCAGACTGATCAGAAGGTTGTGGAAGCTATTAAAAGTAATTTGGAGAAGGAGAAAGATGACAGAGTAATGGTACAAGGCAGAAGGATGTTTTATACCAAAAGAAGAGAACTCCAGGAAAGTTGAACAGTTTAGAACCATCTCCCTATTGAACATTGAGGGGAAGATATTCCTGGCAGTTTTAGCAAGGAGAACGACGAGGTACCTGCTTGGCAACGAATATATAGACATCGCAGTGCCAGTCCAGAAAGGAGGCATGCCTGAAGTATCTGGTTGCATCGAACACACCAGCGTTATTACACAGATTTTAAGAGAAGCAAAGGAGAAGAAAAGTGACTTAGCAGTGTTTTGGCTAGATCTGGCTAATGCTTATGGGTCCATACCTCACAAACCAGTAGACCTGACATTGGAGAGGTATCATGTTCCACCAACTATCAGAACTATGCTGCGAGAGTATTTTGACAAGATTGAAATTAGGTTCACAGCTGGAGGCTTCACCACAGCTTGGCAGAGACTTGAAGTTGGAATACTAACGGGGTGTACAGTATCAGTAGTCTTGTTTGCAGCAGCAATGAACTTAATTGTAAAATCAGTAGAAAAAACAAGAAGAGGACCATTATTGTCATCAGGGGTCAGGCAACCACCAGTAAGAGCTTTTATGGATGATATGACAGTGACATCAAAAACAGTCATAGAGGGAAAATGGACTTTAGAGGTATTGGAAAGGATGATTAAGTGGGCCAGAATGAAGTTCAAACCAAGTAAATCTAGAAGTTTGATAGTGAGGAAAGGCAAAGTGCAAGATGAGACATTTGAGTTAGCAGGTGAAAAGATACCAACAGTTGGAGAGAAACCAGTGAAATGCCTAGGTAAAATGTTTGATGCAACACTAGCAGATATGGTAAACATGGGTGAAGTTCAAGTGCAATTGGTAGAATGGCTGACGAAGATAGACAAAAGTGGGTTCCCAGGAAGATATAAGGCCTGGATATATCAACATGGGGTCTTACCAAGAATATTGTGGCCATTACTAGTTTACGAGTTCCCATTGTCCAAAGTGGAGGCCTTAGAGAGAAAGATCAGTGCATGCCTTAGAAGATGGTTGGGTGTGCCAAGAAGTTTCAGCAGCATTGGATTGTACAGCACAGGAACAAAGCTACAATTACCAATGAAGGCATTGACAGAAGAGTATAAAGTTACAAAGACAAGACAGGTTATGACGTTGAGAGACAGCAAAGATGCTAAAGTGAGAGGAGCCAAAGTAAAGATCAGGACAGGAAGAAAATGGAAAGCAGAGGAAGCAGTTAATGAAGCTGAGACCAGACTAAAGCACAGTGTCATCGTTGGTGTAACAGCAGTTGGTAGACAGGGATTTGGTATGACAACAAAAACAAGGTGGGATACAGCAAATGAGAAGGGACGGAGGGAACTGGTGCAACAGGAAATACGACAGTTGGAAGAAGAGATTAGGAATGTTAAGGCAGTAGGAATGAAACAGCAGGGTAGTTGGTTGAATTGGCAAGGAGCTAGAAGCAGGGCTTTGACCTGGAGCGAGATTTGGAGTATGGAGGGATACAGATTGAGTTTTCTCTTAAGATCAGTGTATGATGTTTTACCAAGCCCATCAAACCTCTATACCTGAAGGGGTTGATAGAAGACCCAACATGCACCTTATGCAAAGACAAACCAGCATCTCTACAGCATGTGTTGTCAGCATGTCCAGTCGCACTGAAAGATGGAAGATATACATGGAGGCATGACAgtgtattgaaaaaaatagcagCAAAGTTGGATACCACCAGGAGAAAGAAGAGAAAGATGCAGAAAAACAtcacatttgtaaattttgtgaGTGCTGGAGAAAAGAAAGACAACCAGGCAGAAGGTTTAGGGATACTTGGAACAGCATCAGACTGGCAGATGACAGCAGACATACATCAACGCATGAGTTTCCCAGCAGAAATAGCAGCAACATCGCTAAGACCAGATATAGTCATTTGGTCACAGGGAACTAAGCAGGCGGTCTTGCTGGAACTAACAGTCCCATGGGAATACAGAATAGAGGAAGCTTATGAAAGAAAGATGGCAAAATACCAGCAGCTAGTAGAGGATTGCAAACAGCGGGGATGGAGGACGTGGTGTATGGCAATAGAAGTCGGATGCAGGGGCTTTGCAGGACAGTCAATGTGGCGGGCACTTAGGACCTTGGGAGTGGTAGGAGCAGAGAGGAAGAAACTGATTACAGAAGTGTGTAGAGAAGCAGAAGTGGCATCACAGTGGATTTTGAGGAAAAGAGACGAAGTGTGGAAAAGTGCAAAGTGATAGAACAATGAACAGTTATTGTGTAAATAATGGACAGATATAGATATACAGAACAGCATTCAGTTACAGAagaacagcaatgacatcagctGAGACATCGGAGCCGTGTAGGCCATCCAGTTCCAGGTTCAGAGTGATCACATGAGCCGGCGTACCTCTGGAGGTTGTTGTGGAATAGCGCCGAAACAGCCAAGGAAGGAGGACTCCACCTGATGATGTAATTGGATCAGCATTCCTTTGATGTTTACAAGGTACTCTTAAAAAATGTAAACACCGTGCAAATAAGATATTGAAATTGAGGTATGTTAATATGTGCAGCTCACTTTTAGAAATCTTAAATCATCAAGCTTCCTAAATAGACTTTAGCATTCTACCACTGAAGGATTAGATTTAGTCCTGAAACAATACCATAACtttgcaatgtacatgtaccttGAGTTTCTTTTTATGTAAATACCTAACCAAAAAAGAATGGTTTCAAAAGGAATAGTAatatcaaatgtacatgtatgttgaaagCTTATTTCACTAcattttacaaaaacataaataagaaTATGTAGATGTGCTTTTCTTGTTCCTTAAAGTCAAACATACTAGTACACCTTCTTTCATTATCTTTTTGAAGAATAATTACGTAGTAAACATTTATACCTACTTTTGTGTTACTAGAGctaaatagaaggaatggaactgtgtTGATAtagaacacgatgttgacgttattggtGAGAACTTagtaaagccccagtcccactagaacACGATCGCACTCGCTCACGCCgatttaaaatgaatttagatcgtggtgaggtcgcggtatgagcggcgtgaaaatgtaaatattcgttgctttcacgatgctactacg
Encoded here:
- the LOC143081178 gene encoding uncharacterized protein LOC143081178 → MTTILVQAMIEFNLIYSTEEVEEHLSKTHSDERRGEDLDECEKLLTPDEPKEQFDESDLKFQEVQDVVRKARAGSAPGPNVSVVLFAAAMNLIVKSVEKTRRGPLLSSGVRQPPVRAFMDDMTVTSKTVIEGKWTLEVLERMIKWARMKFKPSKSRSLIVRKGKVQDETFELAGEKIPTVGEKPVKCLGKMFDATLADMVNMGEVQVQLVEWLTKIDKSGFPGRYKAWIYQHGVLPRILWPLLVYEFPLSKVEALERKISACLRRWLGVPRSFSSIGLYSTGTKLQLPMKALTEEYKVTKTRQVMTLRDSKDAKVRGAKVKIRTGRKWKAEEAVNEAETRLKHSVIVGVTAVGRQGFGMTTKTRWDTANEKGRRELVQQEIRQLEEEIRNVKAVGMKQQACPVALKDGRYTWRHDSVLKKIAAKLDTTRRKKRKMQKNITFVNFVSAGEKKDNQAEGLGILGTASDWQMTADIHQRMSFPAEIAATSLRPDIVIWSQGTKQAVLLELTVPWEYRIEEAYERKMAKYQQLVEDCKQRGWRTWCMAIEVGCRGFAGQSMWRALRTLGVVGAERKKLITEVCREAEVASQWILRKRDEVWKSAK